CTTTATCAGCATGTCCCGGAAATCAGGATGAGCTATGGATATCAGTGCCTCCGCTCTCTCCCATGTGGAACGCCCTTCAAGGTTTATCACACCGTACTCTGTCGCCAAAAAATACACCTGACTTCTCGGCGAGGTGATGATATCTCCGTTGAACTGTGGCTTTACCCTGGAATGCTTCATTCCATTCCTGTCGGTGTGAGTGGAACTCATGCAGATAAACGCCTTGCCGCCACGAGAGCCCGATGCTCCGATCAGGAAATCAAGCTGTCCGCCGGTTCCGCTGATCTGGCGTGAACCACTGCTCTCCGCCGCAACCTGTCCGTACAAATCCACAGCCACACAGCTGTTTATGGACACCATGTTGTCTATCTGCGATATGACATATGGCCTGTTCACATACTCAAGTGGATATGCGGCGATTCCTGGATTGTCGTCCAGCCACTCATACAGCTCATTTGAGCCGATGGCACAGCCAAATACGCCTTTTCCACGATCTATGTTCTTGTATTTATTTGTCAGCTTGCCCGCCTTGTACAGGGCAAGATATGCATCCGAGCAGAGCTCCGTGTGCATGGCAAGATCCTTGAGATCCGACTGAGCCAGCATCTCACCCACCGCATTTGGCATTCCTCCGATACCAAGCTGCAGTGTTGAACCGTCCACAATATACGGAATGAGCAGCTCCGCTATCTTCCGGTCAACCTCCCGCGGTGCCTGTGTTTTCACATCAGCAAATGGCTCGTGCT
This sequence is a window from Coprococcus eutactus. Protein-coding genes within it:
- a CDS encoding acetyl-CoA hydrolase/transferase family protein yields the protein MFDFQQMYREKLRTPEAAVECVKDGDWVDYTSSLGKPVLLDRALAKRRDELHDVKIRGNLMAGPIEVAECDDSQEHFVYHSWHCSQYERKLCDEGKCYYIPMVFHNNAAYYEYFLHVNVVMVSVGPMDKHGYFNFSVNTGVAAPIARKADIVIVEVNEHMPKIRGGYDECIHISDVDMIVEGEHEPFADVKTQAPREVDRKIAELLIPYIVDGSTLQLGIGGMPNAVGEMLAQSDLKDLAMHTELCSDAYLALYKAGKLTNKYKNIDRGKGVFGCAIGSNELYEWLDDNPGIAAYPLEYVNRPYVISQIDNMVSINSCVAVDLYGQVAAESSGSRQISGTGGQLDFLIGASGSRGGKAFICMSSTHTDRNGMKHSRVKPQFNGDIITSPRSQVYFLATEYGVINLEGRSTWERAEALISIAHPDFRDMLIKEAQERKIWRRSNKR